The Rhodocytophaga rosea genome has a segment encoding these proteins:
- the gyrA gene encoding DNA gyrase subunit A yields the protein MAEGENIIPINIEDEMRGAYIDYSMSVIISRALPDVRDGLKPVHRRVLFGMAELGVNYNKPYKKSARIVGEVLGKFHPHGDSSVYDTMVRMAQDWSLRYPLVDGQGNFGSVDGDAPAAMRYTEARLKRIAEEMLTDIYKETVDFQSNFDDSLTEPTVLPAKVPNLLINGTSGIAVGMATNMAPHNLSEVIDGIIAYIKNSEITIAELMEFVKAPDFPTGGIIYGFQGVKSAFETGRGRIVMRGNAAFDTTPSGKEQIIVTEIPYMVNKASMIEKTAQLINEKKIEGISDIRDESDRDGYRVVYDLKRDAVPSVVLNNLYKYTALQSSFGVNNVALVKGRPVTLNLKEQIKYFVEHRHEVVVRRTRYELKEAQKRAHILVGLLIALDNLDAVISLIRSSRDPEEAKLGLMQGKGFNVRDIYRKMGVIGIEEFSSDETEKNGSANVVPNVLTEVQAKAILEMRLQRLTGLERDKIEKEYDEVESLIKRLNEILSNEPLRMQIITDELSEMKERYGDKRRTQIVHAADEFTMEDMIADEEMLITISHEGYIKRTPLNEYRTQGRGGVGSRGVSTKEDDFTEHLFTATNHNYLMIFTESGKVFWLKVYAIPEGSKVSKGRAIQNLIQIDASDKVRAVINVKTLDDADYVNNNYLIMCTEQGTIKKTSLEAYSRPRQAGINAITINEGDRLLDVALTNGTNDIVIALQSGMAIRFNEQRVRPMGRVAAGVIGITLSDEEDKVVGMVCISRADAQLLVVSEKGFGKRSSVEDYRLTNRGGKGVKTFNITDKTGHLVAIKEVTDSDELMIINKSGITIRLAVSDLRVMGRATQGVKLIRLNENDEISSVAKIERIEESEAEEREESSGVDGGESNGSDTDVADAEQE from the coding sequence ATGGCAGAAGGAGAAAATATAATTCCCATTAATATCGAAGACGAAATGCGTGGGGCATACATTGATTATTCAATGTCTGTGATCATTTCCAGGGCTTTGCCTGATGTCCGCGATGGGTTAAAACCGGTTCACCGCCGGGTACTTTTCGGGATGGCCGAATTGGGAGTTAATTATAACAAACCTTATAAAAAGTCAGCCAGAATTGTAGGGGAGGTGCTGGGTAAATTCCATCCGCATGGCGATTCTTCTGTATATGATACCATGGTCCGTATGGCCCAGGACTGGTCGCTGAGATATCCACTAGTTGATGGGCAGGGTAATTTTGGTTCTGTAGATGGCGATGCACCTGCTGCCATGCGTTATACAGAAGCCCGTTTGAAGCGTATTGCGGAAGAAATGCTTACTGACATTTATAAGGAAACAGTAGATTTTCAATCCAACTTCGATGATTCGCTTACAGAGCCGACTGTATTGCCTGCAAAAGTTCCTAATCTGCTGATTAATGGTACTTCAGGCATTGCCGTAGGAATGGCTACCAATATGGCTCCACATAATCTTTCGGAAGTAATTGATGGAATTATCGCCTATATTAAAAATAGTGAAATTACTATTGCCGAGTTGATGGAATTTGTAAAAGCTCCGGATTTTCCGACCGGAGGGATTATTTATGGATTCCAGGGTGTAAAATCTGCTTTTGAAACCGGCCGGGGACGGATTGTGATGCGGGGAAATGCTGCCTTTGATACGACTCCTTCAGGCAAGGAACAGATCATTGTTACTGAGATCCCTTATATGGTTAATAAGGCGAGTATGATCGAAAAAACGGCCCAGTTGATCAATGAGAAGAAAATAGAAGGCATTTCTGACATACGCGATGAATCTGACCGGGATGGATACCGGGTGGTATATGATTTGAAACGGGATGCGGTACCAAGTGTCGTCCTTAATAATCTTTATAAATATACGGCGCTGCAATCTTCTTTTGGTGTGAACAATGTAGCCCTGGTAAAAGGCCGTCCGGTTACGCTGAATCTAAAGGAGCAGATCAAGTATTTTGTAGAACACCGCCACGAAGTAGTGGTGCGCCGTACCAGATACGAATTAAAAGAAGCACAGAAACGGGCACACATTTTAGTGGGTTTGCTCATTGCCCTCGATAACCTGGATGCCGTGATATCGCTCATCCGTTCTTCCCGCGATCCGGAAGAAGCCAAACTGGGGCTGATGCAGGGGAAAGGCTTTAATGTGCGTGATATCTACCGTAAAATGGGGGTTATCGGCATTGAAGAATTTAGCAGTGATGAAACAGAAAAAAATGGCTCTGCAAATGTTGTTCCCAATGTACTGACTGAAGTGCAGGCTAAAGCTATTCTGGAAATGCGTTTACAGCGCTTAACCGGTTTGGAACGGGATAAGATAGAAAAGGAGTACGATGAAGTAGAATCCTTAATCAAGCGTTTGAATGAGATTCTTTCTAACGAGCCCTTACGTATGCAGATTATTACCGACGAGCTTTCAGAAATGAAAGAACGTTATGGAGATAAGCGCCGGACCCAGATCGTGCATGCGGCTGATGAGTTCACAATGGAAGATATGATTGCTGATGAAGAAATGCTGATCACGATCTCTCATGAAGGATATATCAAACGTACCCCGCTCAATGAATACCGTACACAGGGCAGAGGGGGCGTAGGTTCCAGAGGGGTTTCTACCAAAGAAGATGATTTTACCGAACATCTGTTCACGGCGACCAATCACAACTACCTGATGATCTTTACGGAAAGCGGAAAAGTATTCTGGCTGAAAGTATATGCCATTCCGGAAGGAAGTAAAGTGTCTAAAGGCAGAGCGATTCAGAATCTGATCCAGATAGACGCTTCCGATAAAGTACGGGCTGTGATCAATGTGAAAACCCTGGATGATGCTGATTATGTAAACAATAATTACCTGATCATGTGTACCGAGCAGGGTACGATCAAGAAAACATCCCTGGAGGCATATTCCAGACCCAGGCAGGCTGGTATCAATGCAATAACTATTAATGAGGGCGACCGTTTGCTGGATGTGGCCCTTACCAATGGTACCAACGACATTGTAATTGCCCTGCAATCTGGTATGGCAATCCGCTTTAACGAACAAAGAGTAAGGCCGATGGGAAGGGTAGCTGCTGGTGTGATAGGTATTACACTTTCAGATGAAGAGGATAAAGTAGTAGGAATGGTATGTATCAGCCGTGCAGATGCACAGTTACTGGTAGTATCTGAAAAAGGATTTGGAAAACGTTCCTCAGTTGAAGATTACCGTCTGACCAACCGGGGCGGAAAAGGAGTAAAAACCTTTAATATTACTGATAAAACCGGCCATCTGGTTGCTATCAAAGAAGTAACAGATTCTGATGAGCTGATGATCATAAATAAATCAGGAATTACCATTCGTCTGGCCGTATCTGACCTTCGTGTGATGGGACGAGCTACTCAAGGTGTAAAGTTGATCCGGTTGAACGAAAATGATGAAATATCTTCAGTTGCCAAAATCGAACGGATTGAAGAATCAGAAGCTGAGGAAAGAGAAGAAAGCAGTGGCGTCGATGGCGGCGAGAGTAATGGAAGTGATACTGATGTTGCTGATGCTGAGCAGGAATAA
- a CDS encoding OmpA family protein produces MAEINIEPKKKGFNWLWILGILALVGIVGWLLSRDRNIESDAAAMRNDAETIENGVSTGAADMWRDVDLNVPRINHPEIKINSSDFELRGNDMYTVYSMGEKLLFDTDQATIRSDARENLEQIVASIDQRYGQGQIRIYGHADARADAEHNKELSQQRAEAVKNWLVTNASMDASRISIHPMGEADPVASNQTKSGQQQNRRVEIVAMNP; encoded by the coding sequence ATGGCAGAAATTAATATTGAACCAAAAAAGAAAGGTTTCAACTGGCTATGGATTCTGGGAATCCTGGCACTGGTAGGAATTGTAGGCTGGCTTTTATCCCGCGATCGAAATATAGAATCTGATGCTGCAGCGATGCGCAATGATGCCGAAACCATTGAAAATGGCGTAAGTACCGGCGCTGCAGATATGTGGCGGGATGTAGATTTGAACGTGCCCAGAATAAACCATCCTGAAATTAAAATCAATTCCTCTGATTTTGAGCTTCGGGGAAATGATATGTATACCGTGTATTCCATGGGTGAAAAGCTATTGTTTGATACAGACCAGGCTACTATTCGCAGCGATGCCAGAGAGAATCTCGAGCAGATTGTTGCCTCCATCGACCAGCGGTATGGACAAGGGCAAATCAGAATATATGGCCATGCAGATGCCAGAGCAGATGCGGAGCATAACAAAGAACTTTCTCAGCAACGGGCAGAAGCAGTTAAAAACTGGCTGGTAACTAATGCCAGTATGGATGCTTCCCGTATTTCTATTCATCCGATGGGCGAAGCCGATCCGGTTGCTTCTAACCAGACCAAAAGCGGACAACAACAAAACCGCCGGGTAGAAATTGTAGCCATGAATCCGTAA
- a CDS encoding helix-turn-helix transcriptional regulator, which yields MLNTKIKQLLLFKDMSPSRFADEIGVQRAIISHILSGRNRPSLEVVQKIIRRFPELGMDWIIEEDDTLDEGEIIDKNQPAQPASAITVKTDSLKDQPLKEYQANQEIVAERKIEKILIFYSDKTFTEYRPG from the coding sequence ATGCTTAACACAAAAATCAAACAATTGTTACTATTTAAGGATATGTCACCGTCCAGGTTTGCAGATGAAATAGGTGTACAGCGTGCTATCATTTCACACATACTCTCCGGACGCAACAGACCAAGCCTGGAAGTGGTACAAAAAATTATCCGTCGGTTTCCTGAATTAGGCATGGACTGGATCATTGAAGAAGATGATACTTTGGATGAAGGGGAAATTATCGATAAAAACCAGCCAGCTCAGCCTGCATCTGCCATCACTGTCAAAACAGATTCTTTAAAAGATCAGCCTTTAAAAGAGTATCAAGCAAACCAGGAAATCGTGGCAGAACGAAAAATTGAAAAAATTCTCATTTTTTATTCAGACAAAACCTTTACAGAATACCGTCCGGGATGA
- a CDS encoding glycoside hydrolase family 2 TIM barrel-domain containing protein — translation MFVLYCNLLTYLTLVLLAACSTNQRKYAGTEGSTKTVEVRYFDNRYQLFRHGKPYFIKGAGGHHHFDRLQANGGNSIRVWNTNDAKQVLDEAHKYGLTVTLGLELAHPRQGFDYSDAGAVEKQLQELTEIVKTYKDHPALLMWGVGNELNYMSSKFYITDFKHIYSTLKLWQAVNEVAAMIHEVDPNHPTSTMLAGPSKLIQLISYVCPEIDILSINIFGALPRLSKSIQSYGWTGPYVVTEWGPTGYWEAPVLPGMYLWKKPAPGKLRFIRSGMKLL, via the coding sequence ATGTTTGTACTATATTGTAATCTGCTGACATATCTTACACTTGTGCTTTTAGCCGCCTGTAGTACAAACCAGAGGAAATATGCTGGTACTGAGGGATCAACAAAAACAGTTGAGGTCCGGTATTTTGATAATAGATATCAGTTATTCAGGCATGGGAAACCTTATTTTATTAAAGGCGCCGGGGGGCACCACCACTTCGACAGATTACAGGCAAATGGTGGAAATTCCATACGTGTATGGAATACAAATGACGCCAAACAAGTGCTGGATGAAGCACACAAATATGGACTAACGGTTACCCTGGGTTTAGAACTCGCCCATCCCAGGCAAGGCTTTGATTATTCTGATGCCGGGGCGGTAGAAAAACAACTTCAGGAGCTAACAGAAATAGTAAAAACGTATAAGGATCATCCCGCTTTATTAATGTGGGGCGTTGGCAACGAATTAAACTATATGTCCTCTAAATTTTACATCACCGATTTTAAACATATTTATTCCACCCTTAAACTCTGGCAGGCTGTAAATGAAGTAGCAGCAATGATTCATGAGGTAGATCCCAATCACCCCACTTCTACCATGCTGGCTGGACCATCAAAATTAATCCAGCTAATAAGCTATGTATGTCCTGAAATTGATATTCTCTCTATTAATATTTTTGGAGCGCTGCCCAGACTTTCTAAATCCATTCAATCCTATGGCTGGACTGGTCCCTATGTGGTAACAGAATGGGGACCTACCGGATACTGGGAAGCCCCCGTACTGCCTGGGATGTATCTCTGGAAGAAACCAGCACCCGGAAAGCTCAGATTTATAAGGAGCGGTATGAAGCTTCTATAG
- the gcvT gene encoding glycine cleavage system aminomethyltransferase GcvT, with amino-acid sequence MIETTALKKVALHDLHVSLGAKMVPFAGYYMPVRYSSDIEEHTTVRTAVGVFDVSHMGEFMLSGPKALELIQRVTTNDASKLYNGKIQYTCLPNATGGIVDDLLVYQLNSEKYMLVVNASNIEKDWNWIVSHNREGVAMENISDQISLFAVQGPKAAETLQSLTTVNLAQMEYYTFVKATFAGVDDIIISATGYTGAGGFEIYLPNAYAPEIWNKIFQAGASYGIKPIGLGARDTLRLEMGYCLYGNDIDDTTSPLEAGLGWITKFNKPFVNAANLQSQKEKGVDKKLVAFTMIDRGIPRSHYDIINEAGDKIGVVTSGTQSPSLQTGIGMGYLQTAYTKPDTEIYISIRNKPLKAKIVKLPFYKV; translated from the coding sequence ATGATTGAAACCACTGCCCTCAAAAAAGTAGCTTTACATGACCTGCATGTTAGCTTAGGTGCTAAAATGGTGCCCTTTGCCGGCTACTATATGCCTGTCCGTTACTCATCTGATATTGAAGAACATACTACAGTCCGTACGGCTGTAGGGGTATTTGATGTATCGCACATGGGCGAATTTATGCTTTCTGGCCCCAAAGCCCTTGAGTTGATCCAGCGGGTTACTACCAATGATGCTTCCAAACTCTATAACGGCAAAATTCAATATACTTGCCTGCCCAATGCTACCGGAGGAATTGTAGACGATCTGCTCGTATACCAGTTGAACAGTGAAAAATATATGCTGGTGGTGAATGCTTCCAATATTGAAAAAGACTGGAACTGGATTGTTTCCCACAATAGGGAAGGGGTAGCGATGGAAAATATCTCTGACCAGATCAGCCTGTTTGCGGTACAGGGGCCAAAAGCGGCTGAGACGCTTCAATCTCTGACAACTGTGAATTTAGCGCAGATGGAATATTATACTTTTGTGAAAGCAACCTTTGCCGGAGTAGATGACATTATTATTTCTGCAACCGGATATACAGGTGCTGGTGGATTTGAAATTTACCTGCCTAATGCCTATGCACCGGAGATCTGGAATAAAATTTTTCAGGCTGGCGCTTCTTATGGAATCAAACCGATTGGCCTGGGTGCCAGAGATACCCTGCGCCTGGAGATGGGCTATTGCCTGTATGGAAATGATATCGACGATACCACTTCTCCCTTAGAAGCCGGATTGGGCTGGATTACTAAGTTCAATAAACCTTTTGTGAATGCGGCAAACCTGCAGTCTCAAAAAGAAAAAGGTGTAGACAAAAAGCTGGTGGCCTTTACCATGATTGACAGGGGAATTCCTAGGAGTCATTATGACATTATAAATGAAGCTGGTGATAAAATAGGAGTGGTTACCTCTGGTACCCAATCACCTTCGCTGCAGACTGGTATTGGAATGGGCTATTTACAAACGGCGTATACAAAACCAGATACAGAAATATATATCAGCATCCGAAATAAACCTTTAAAAGCAAAAATTGTAAAACTTCCCTTCTATAAAGTTTAA
- a CDS encoding glycosyl hydrolase, whose translation MITWEPFTNSFSYNAKYPGLQQNKDFCKAVINGALDEYIEAFALKIKALEKPVFIRFAHEPDNPVYPWSATGGNTADDYKASWQHVVKVFVNLGITNVTWVWNPWNPSTIDEYYPGKQYVDWIGLTALNYGKASYDGQWRSFKQIYSPIRKKIRRLSKPVMLAEFGTTAYGGDQAAWLTEATQFITESIPEIKSLVFFYSNRDRYWINSWRPDSTTRFIDWTFGQSKPVFDAAKNALTVLPKPSYISSVQSPLLTTASHTNSISGKAGNYSLRVDGKPFYIQGVAYNPAHDWRDGDYPLSKKQLIADFSAIKAMGANTIRRYHPGVYDRNILNTASEHDLKVLYGFWFDPEVDYYKDSLQVQQYIQRIVKLVEQHKDHPAILGWG comes from the coding sequence ATGATTACCTGGGAACCTTTTACAAATAGCTTCTCCTATAATGCGAAATATCCAGGGTTGCAACAAAATAAAGACTTCTGTAAAGCTGTTATCAATGGAGCTTTAGATGAATATATTGAGGCTTTTGCCTTAAAAATCAAAGCACTTGAAAAACCAGTATTTATCCGGTTTGCCCATGAACCAGATAATCCGGTATATCCCTGGTCAGCCACCGGCGGAAATACTGCAGATGACTATAAAGCTTCCTGGCAACATGTAGTAAAGGTGTTTGTAAACCTGGGTATCACCAATGTAACCTGGGTATGGAATCCCTGGAATCCTTCTACTATAGATGAATATTATCCAGGCAAACAATATGTGGACTGGATCGGGCTGACAGCATTAAATTATGGAAAAGCTTCATATGACGGGCAATGGCGAAGTTTTAAACAGATTTATTCTCCCATTCGAAAGAAAATACGAAGGCTTTCCAAACCAGTGATGCTGGCCGAATTTGGAACTACTGCCTATGGGGGAGACCAGGCAGCCTGGCTTACAGAGGCTACCCAGTTTATTACTGAATCAATCCCGGAAATAAAGTCTCTGGTATTTTTCTATAGCAACCGGGATAGATACTGGATCAATTCCTGGCGGCCCGATTCTACCACCCGGTTTATTGACTGGACATTCGGACAATCAAAACCTGTGTTTGATGCAGCTAAAAATGCACTAACTGTGCTTCCAAAGCCGTCCTATATTTCTTCTGTACAATCTCCATTACTAACAACAGCCAGCCATACAAATAGCATTTCAGGCAAAGCCGGTAACTATTCACTCAGAGTAGATGGAAAGCCATTTTATATACAAGGCGTAGCGTATAATCCAGCCCATGACTGGAGAGACGGCGATTATCCGCTCAGCAAAAAACAATTAATTGCTGATTTTTCAGCCATTAAAGCGATGGGCGCTAATACCATCCGTAGATATCATCCCGGTGTATATGACCGGAATATTTTGAATACGGCCAGTGAGCATGATCTGAAAGTATTGTACGGTTTCTGGTTTGATCCTGAAGTAGATTATTATAAAGATTCCCTGCAAGTTCAACAATACATCCAGCGGATTGTAAAACTGGTAGAACAACACAAAGACCATCCGGCAATACTGGGCTGGGGATAG
- a CDS encoding DUF3471 domain-containing protein, with translation MKCMYFPFILILLLTSSFTTSTPTNSFSGLHFFNVADVKEYEGIYSFQEDSPVRKYTITSKDNDLYGEADSYGANKLVKQAEADTFVSTSTYGSTIIFTRDGSTKKVTGLRLIIQGNTLQASRDK, from the coding sequence ATGAAATGCATGTACTTTCCATTTATATTAATTCTGCTGCTTACTAGCTCGTTCACCACTAGTACACCCACAAATTCGTTTTCCGGCCTGCATTTTTTCAATGTTGCAGATGTGAAAGAATACGAAGGTATCTATTCTTTTCAGGAAGATAGCCCGGTACGTAAGTATACGATCACGAGTAAGGACAATGACTTATATGGAGAAGCCGACAGTTATGGAGCTAATAAGTTAGTCAAACAAGCTGAAGCGGATACGTTTGTTTCTACAAGTACCTATGGGTCTACCATTATTTTTACCAGAGATGGCAGTACAAAGAAAGTTACCGGTCTGCGCTTGATTATACAAGGCAATACTTTACAGGCCAGCCGGGACAAATAA
- a CDS encoding glycoside hydrolase 5 family protein, whose protein sequence is MLKHYYAQPYLGQVRKAYMQMIEQIAQRIHQIDPKHPVLTALEHSWQLPQEIVAFREHVPSVDIIGVNSYYRQQISQLDTLFKQFDPTRPYLVSEFGPKGYWNPDYSTFKNDTLLMEDSDHKKAIWYSTQWDRYVISKKGNNIGA, encoded by the coding sequence TTGCTCAAACATTATTATGCACAGCCATATCTTGGGCAAGTGCGCAAAGCCTATATGCAAATGATCGAGCAGATCGCCCAGCGTATCCATCAAATTGATCCAAAACACCCGGTATTAACTGCCCTGGAACACAGCTGGCAGCTTCCTCAGGAAATAGTTGCTTTCCGGGAACATGTTCCTTCAGTAGATATTATTGGTGTAAATTCTTATTACCGGCAACAGATAAGCCAGCTGGATACTTTATTTAAACAATTTGATCCAACCCGGCCTTACCTGGTATCTGAATTCGGGCCGAAAGGTTACTGGAATCCTGATTATTCTACATTTAAAAACGATACGTTATTGATGGAAGATTCAGATCATAAGAAGGCAATCTGGTACAGCACGCAGTGGGACAGATACGTGATTTCTAAAAAAGGCAATAATATTGGGGCATAG
- a CDS encoding 2-phosphosulfolactate phosphatase yields MKKIDICLTPELLHLYELTDRIVVVVDILRATSCMTTALAHGVEKIIPVATLEECRALQAQGYISAAERDAKKADGFELDNSPFSYMQEHLKGKTIAMTTTNGTLAITRSREAIQVIIGSFLNKTAVVEYLRSQPHDVLILCAGWKGRVNLEDTLFAGAVVDELKDEFLIEDDATLGAHTIYGCAKYNMLKSMASSSHVKRLHRLNLARDIEFCIREDEYQVIPILQGNALVAMVKA; encoded by the coding sequence ATGAAAAAAATTGATATTTGTCTCACACCAGAGCTGTTACATTTGTATGAGCTTACAGACCGCATAGTGGTAGTTGTAGATATTCTCCGTGCTACCTCTTGTATGACTACCGCCCTGGCTCATGGTGTAGAGAAAATAATACCTGTTGCTACCCTGGAAGAATGCCGTGCCTTACAAGCGCAGGGATATATCTCAGCTGCCGAACGGGATGCCAAAAAAGCCGATGGTTTCGAGCTCGATAATTCTCCCTTCAGTTATATGCAGGAGCACCTGAAAGGAAAAACCATAGCCATGACCACAACCAACGGAACACTGGCAATCACCAGATCCAGAGAAGCCATACAGGTTATTATAGGTTCTTTCCTCAATAAGACAGCCGTAGTTGAATACCTGCGAAGCCAGCCACATGATGTGCTGATTCTGTGTGCGGGCTGGAAAGGCCGTGTGAATCTGGAAGATACTTTATTTGCCGGTGCTGTGGTGGATGAACTGAAGGATGAATTTCTGATTGAAGACGATGCTACTTTGGGGGCGCATACCATTTATGGCTGTGCCAAATACAATATGCTCAAATCTATGGCTTCTTCCTCACACGTGAAACGCCTCCATAGGTTAAATCTGGCCAGAGACATTGAGTTCTGCATCCGGGAAGATGAATATCAGGTAATTCCCATTTTGCAGGGAAATGCGCTGGTAGCTATGGTGAAGGCGTAA
- a CDS encoding glycosyltransferase has translation MLKIAAYSKNRETIIRAHRPKKGEMTTMRLLIACGLFFMCLFLWWFVTYVEVGHPVLYWLLTAGLAFKLLRMLHEWYHYVAISIPKKPVTHKQWSVDILTTFCAGEPYDMMINTLEACQKITYPHTTYLCDESDDALLKQVCADLGVIHITRKNKIDAKAGNINNALKLATGEICVVLDPDHTPVPEFLDRVLPYFEDPQIGYVQVVQAYYNQLENNLVAKGAAQQTYSFYGPMMMCMNEYGTAQSIGANCTFRRAALDSIGGHAAGLSEDMHTAMRIHAKGWKSVYVPEILTRD, from the coding sequence ATGTTAAAGATTGCAGCATATTCTAAAAATAGAGAAACAATCATCCGGGCACATCGACCTAAAAAAGGAGAGATGACCACCATGCGATTATTAATCGCTTGTGGCCTTTTTTTTATGTGCTTATTCCTCTGGTGGTTTGTAACGTATGTAGAAGTTGGGCATCCGGTATTGTACTGGTTACTTACAGCTGGGCTTGCCTTTAAGTTACTGCGGATGTTGCATGAATGGTATCATTATGTAGCCATCAGCATACCAAAGAAACCAGTAACACATAAACAATGGAGTGTAGATATCCTGACAACATTTTGCGCTGGCGAGCCCTATGACATGATGATAAATACGCTGGAAGCCTGTCAGAAGATAACATATCCTCACACCACCTATTTATGCGACGAATCAGACGATGCCCTGCTTAAACAGGTGTGTGCAGATCTGGGAGTAATCCATATAACCAGAAAAAATAAAATTGATGCCAAAGCCGGAAATATTAATAATGCACTCAAACTGGCAACCGGCGAAATTTGTGTGGTATTGGACCCTGATCATACGCCTGTTCCTGAATTTTTAGACCGGGTTTTACCCTATTTTGAAGATCCTCAAATTGGATATGTGCAGGTAGTACAAGCCTATTATAACCAGCTGGAAAATAACCTGGTGGCCAAAGGAGCGGCGCAACAAACATATAGTTTCTACGGCCCAATGATGATGTGCATGAATGAATACGGAACCGCTCAGTCTATTGGTGCGAACTGTACTTTCAGAAGGGCTGCGCTGGATTCGATCGGGGGGCATGCAGCCGGATTATCTGAAGATATGCATACAGCCATGCGAATTCATGCCAAAGGCTGGAAATCGGTGTATGTACCGGAAATCCTGACCAGGGATTAG
- a CDS encoding tetratricopeptide repeat protein has translation MKKVILAGACMLASFGAFAQAGAVMSAESNFASGKLDAAKESIDKASVHEKTGNKAKTWFLKGEIYRGIAADQTGMYSKLDTNATVVAYDAYKKAVQLEPGKTYSKQAEESLKQMHFFAGAQKYKNGDYTGALPLFEMATTANPTDTLAPLYAGITAQQLKDYDKAAASFENLIKIGTNMPDIYTTLASIYRSQQKNDLALEVLKKGTAKFPGDKTMKSEEFNLYIATGKTAEAKANLEEAIKREPNNPTYHLNMGILSEQTGDPEGAAAAYTKAIELDPNSVDANLSMGVMHYNKGADISKNINNMDLKTYQKEGKKLEEQLKVHFKAALPYFQKAYQLDATNLNILQPLASIYKVLEMKTEEAKIVKEIETLN, from the coding sequence ATGAAAAAAGTTATTTTAGCTGGTGCATGTATGTTAGCCTCTTTCGGTGCTTTTGCACAAGCGGGAGCGGTAATGAGTGCAGAATCTAATTTTGCATCGGGAAAGCTTGATGCAGCTAAAGAATCCATAGATAAAGCCTCCGTGCATGAAAAAACTGGTAATAAAGCCAAAACCTGGTTCCTGAAAGGTGAAATTTACAGAGGTATTGCCGCAGATCAAACCGGTATGTACAGTAAACTGGACACCAATGCGACGGTGGTTGCCTATGATGCGTATAAAAAAGCTGTACAATTGGAACCTGGTAAAACCTATTCCAAACAAGCCGAAGAATCTTTGAAACAAATGCACTTCTTTGCCGGTGCCCAGAAGTATAAGAATGGTGATTATACCGGTGCATTGCCTTTGTTTGAAATGGCTACAACTGCTAACCCAACAGATACACTGGCACCATTATATGCCGGTATTACCGCGCAGCAATTAAAAGATTATGACAAAGCTGCGGCAAGTTTTGAAAACCTGATTAAGATCGGTACCAATATGCCTGATATTTATACCACTCTGGCATCTATCTACAGAAGCCAGCAGAAAAATGACCTGGCACTAGAGGTTTTAAAGAAAGGTACTGCCAAATTTCCAGGCGACAAAACAATGAAGTCTGAGGAGTTCAACCTCTATATTGCAACTGGTAAAACTGCTGAAGCCAAAGCCAACCTGGAGGAGGCCATCAAACGTGAGCCTAATAATCCTACGTATCATCTGAATATGGGAATCCTTTCTGAACAGACTGGTGATCCGGAAGGGGCAGCTGCTGCTTATACAAAAGCCATTGAACTTGATCCAAACAGCGTAGATGCTAACCTGAGTATGGGCGTAATGCATTATAACAAAGGTGCAGATATCAGCAAGAACATCAATAATATGGATCTGAAAACCTATCAGAAAGAAGGAAAAAAACTGGAAGAACAATTAAAAGTTCACTTCAAAGCAGCATTACCTTATTTCCAGAAAGCATATCAACTAGATGCTACCAATCTGAATATTCTCCAGCCATTGGCAAGTATTTATAAAGTGCTTGAAATGAAAACGGAAGAAGCTAAAATTGTAAAAGAAATCGAAACGTTGAATTAA